The following coding sequences are from one Dreissena polymorpha isolate Duluth1 chromosome 8, UMN_Dpol_1.0, whole genome shotgun sequence window:
- the LOC127842686 gene encoding 4-galactosyl-N-acetylglucosaminide 3-alpha-L-fucosyltransferase FUT6-like, producing MRQLPVCKARVLKTLLFLLLVATLGMYGMIEIMFNMTGHQYWPTFSIGTWRSQENNVKATFQNHRTLVDVKEGVKSSREHRSNNNSVKHSILWYKKPDWIGLDRANEAISRVCSYQNCFMTDDDTGNIQNHSAIVFTMTQPNMFSPPIQRVDTRPDQVWIFFGLESPINHKLNGYRHKSWSNTMNWSMSYRTDSDIFFPYGMLETLQPGVKPVQPSVFRRKTKHAAWIVSHCRADSMRDEYVQEMIDYGLKVDIFGRCSGSENIDVSQRAIEMDYKFYLSFENSLCTDYITEKFFRYFQWEIVLVTRGGANYSRLLPENTFIDTARFQSAKELVVYLLQIADSEDKYLNYLNEKSKYLSPNPWAPSPYCSICEKLNRLEENRKSYSDHVTYIHEVMCWAPNDLSKFHMSITMYILLGCFTIICILGCVWKWCKY from the exons ATGCGACAATTACCAGTGTGCAAAGCACGAGTACTGAAGACGCTGTTGTTCCTGCTGCTCGTAGCGACTCTTGGCATGTACGGGATGATTGAGATAATGTTCAACATGACCGGCCACCAATACTGGCCCACATTCTCCATTGGAACTTGGCGTTCTCAAGAAAATAACGTAAAGGCTACATTTCAAAATCACAGAACACTGGTTGACGTGAAGGAGGGCGTTAAATCAAGCCGGGAACATAGAAGTAACAATAACTCAGTAAAACATTCAATATTATGGTACAAGAAACCAGACTGGATTGGGCTTGATCGCGCCAACGAGGCGATTTCTAGAGTATGCTCCTATCAAAACTGCTTCATGACTGACGATGACACAGGTAACATCCAAAACCATTCCGCCATTGTGTTTACGATGACTCAACCAAATATGTTTTCGCCTCCAATCCAAAGAGTCGACACACGACCTGATCAAGTATGGATATTTTTCGGGTTAGAATCGCCAATAAATCACAAACTTAATGGTTATAGACATAAAAGCTGGTCGAACACGATGAATTGGTCCATGTCCTATCGCACTGATTCAGACATCTTCTTCCCCTATGGTATGCTGGAAACATTACAACCAGGTGTCAAGCCGGTTCAACCGAGTGTTTTTAGAAGGAAAACCAAGCATGCCGCATGGATTGTGAGCCACTGTAGGGCGGATAGTATGAGGGACGAATACGTACAGGAAATGATCGATTACGGTTTGAAG GTTGATATTTTCGGACGCTGCTCGGGAAGTGAAAATATTGACGTTTCTCAAAGAGCAATCGAAATGGACTACAAATTCTATCTGAGCTTCGAAAACAGCCTTTGTACGGACTATATTACGGAGAAATTCTTCCGCTACTTTCAATGGGAAATAGTTCTTGTTACGCGAGGCGGTGCAAACTACAGTCGTCTGCTACCCGAAAACACTTTCATTGACACCGCGCGGTTTCAATCCGCGAAAGAGTTAGTAGTGTATCTATTACAAATAGCAGATTCCGAAGACaaatacttaaattatttaaacgagAAGTCAAAATATTTATCGCCTAATCCCTGGGCTCCATCGCCTTATTGTAGCATTTGTGAAAAACTAAATAGGCTGGAAGAAAACCGAAAATCGTATTCTGATCACGTGACTTATattcatgaagtcatgtgctgggCACCAAACGATCTTTCTAAATTCCACATGTCAATTACCATGTATATACTGCTAGGATGTTTTACTATCATTTGTATCCTCGGATGTGTATGGAAATGgtgtaaatattaa